The following nucleotide sequence is from Takifugu flavidus isolate HTHZ2018 chromosome 4, ASM371156v2, whole genome shotgun sequence.
GATAATGTTTGACTTCCATCCAAGTTTAATTTTCTTACAGTCAGATTTCTTTGATCACTGCGGTCAGTTTTGAATTCACTAAAAATATCGTTTCCTTCTGATGCAGCATCTTAAATGTGCATTCTCTGTGGTTTTGCTGATGTTTTCCATCTTATAGATTTTTATTTAGCGGACCCAACGTTGGACAACTGCAGCTGCGAACACCTCACAAATCAGATTGCACGTCCACCTGTCTCTCCACGGCTCCTCGTTGTTTTGGCTCTGCTTTCAGTCTGATCAGACCCCCGCTTGCTTACCTTCCTCTTTCCTCACCCCTACCTTTCACATCCTGGACAAAATCTCCTCGCCGTTTCACTACGTTTGCTTGTTAGCGATCATTATCAGGGCTGTCAATCACCTCGGCAACCCAGCAGTTTTGGGCTCCACCCTCCTCCTGAACTCTCCTCAGCCTCTCCCGATTGTTCCATATCTCCTCAATCTCACTACCTGTCTTTCCCCGGTCTATTCTGAGCTGCTGCCTGTGTTCTTCCACAGTGTGTACAAGAATAGATGGTACCGAAATACGCGTTGAACTAACGGCATGTGGACATTTTGTCTCTGTTGTCACTGTTTTGGGGATGAAGACGTGGCTTTAATATGACTGTGGAAAGGAATTAGTATGTCTCAGATATTTCCTAATGCTGTAGCATGAGTGAGGTTTAAAGTGAAGAACAGCACAAGTTCACGCTCACCTACCACGAAATCATTCAGTGGAAAACGAACCAAAAATCTACTCTTCCGTcctgcatttttgtgtttgcaAAATTTCCAGGATCTCAGaacatgttgtttgttttgccccTGAGGAAAGTCGGCGTTTCCGTCCATTTGAAGTCCCCTTTTCTGTAGCATCCCACATCTGTGTTTGTCTCCAGGTGCCCGGACTGTGCGAGGACCTTCTGTCTTCCGTGGACCAGCCCCTGAAGATTGCCAGAGACAAGGTCGTGGAGAAAGACTATCTGCTATGCGATTATAACCGAGACGGCGACTCCTACAGGTCGATTTCATAACTGCACCTCCACCCCTTTACCCTATCGGACCTTTGGCTGCAGACAATTGTTTTGGCCCCATTCATTGCGGTGTATTATTATGATGCTGTTGGTATATATTGGAACATAACTgccaaaataattaaaaatggtTGTATAAGTCTGCAGCAGAGATTTAGAAAATCTAGAGAGAAATGTGCTTTGTTGCCAAAgtgcaactttttaaaaaaaaattcacatgAAAAAATAGGAAATGCTGAATGTATAAAAATATGAAGCCTATTTGGAAGAAAAAATGTCTTTGAACCTGTTAAGCTCACCCCTCCTGTGCGCCACTGCACTCTCGGGTGGTTTAGGTGTCAGATATTGCTCATGCATTGCACATTCATCTCTGGTATCAAATTTTAGAGGCACATAACAGCGTCTAACAGATGAACTAAATTGTTACTGATTTTAAAATGCTCTACCAGGAAGCTCAGCTGTTGACAGGACTCGGtgtagaaatgatcaaaaatcTTCTCTAACCCTGAATTCTGTCTTTCTTTAACCCATCAGATCTCCATGGAGTAACAAGTACGACCCTCCTATTGAAGACGGTGCAATGCCTTCAGACCGCCTGAGGAAACTGGAGATTGAAGCCAATAACGCCTTTGATCAGTACAGAGACCTGTGAGTGGCCGGCCGTGCGCGTTTTAACCACCGCTGAGTGTCACGTTCTGttgacgccccccccccttcctccccgtTGTTGTTTCAGCTATTTTGAGGGTGGTGTCTCCTCTGTGTACCTCTGGGACTTGGATCATGGATTTGCTGGAGTCATTCTCATCAAGAAGGCCGGCGATGGATCCAAGAAGATCAAAGGATGCTGGGACTCCATCCATGTGGTGGAAGTGCAGGTGAGACAGCTGACCCGGGGGTGTGCTGGGATCCATTCCGCGCTGTTTGGCTATCCTACTGAAATATTCCGCCGTTGCTGATCAGCCGACTCTTTTCCATGCAGGAGAAGTCCAGCGGTCGTTCTGCTCACTATAAACTCACCTCCACTGTCATGCTGTGGCTCCAGACAACCAAATCTGGTTCCGGTACTATGAACCTGGGAGGCAGCCTTACAAGACAGGTATGATGCTCAGCCGCCCCCCAGTGAACTGCCGCTGTGTCCTGAAGTCGCCGCCGGTTCAAATCCGTTCACATGTTTTTGGCAGATGGAGAAGGATGATACAGTCGGAGAGTCCTCACCCCATATCGCCAATATCGGCCGGCTCGTCGAGGTCAGTTTAGCAgctaatatttttttaaaagattgatCGTGACCGTGGGGATGCAGTGAAATAACATAAGCGTTAAACCCACCTTCATTCTGCCTTCAGGATATGGAGAACAAGATTCGCTCCACACTGAATGAAATCTACTTTGGGAAAACTAAGGACATTGTCAACAGCCTCAGGTAACACACGGAGTTATtagtctgacctttgaccctttgcAGCGGTGTGAGTCTGCAGGAAGCTTCTCGTTGTCTCTCTGACCTTTCATCACTGccgtcctcctcctggctgatTTCCACCCCCCCTGTcgcctctcctccactctgtgCTCCAGATCTATTGAGTCTTTGCCCGATAACCAAAAGTACCGGCAGCTCCAGAAGGAGCTGTCACAAGTCCTCACCCAGCGTCAGATCTTCATTGACTAGGTTCAGAGGTACATTCCTGCATGGTGGAACCACGTGTGGGTTTACTTGAGGAACGACTCCCCGTGTGTAACAAGCAAATAACCTTCATATCAAACAAATCGACTTCAACTCCTATTTTGTTAATTAATCAGTATCACATTAAGTGTTTTAAAATAATAGACTCACGTCTTCAGGTGCTGTCTGAGCCCGTATTGTAGAAAGTGCAGAAATGTAGAGGATCTTCAGAGTGTGTTTCctcctgtgcgtgtgtgtttgcacgctCCTCAGAAGGTTGAGACGAAGCTGCATCAGCATGTTCTGCAGGTTTTACCCTACTGGTTATCAGACACCTGACCACTATCGATAGTTGTCTCATTGACTTAAACTGCCTGAGAACAGAATTTCTAATGGTTGAGGTGTGCAGTGTGTCTAACCCCCATGTGTTGATGGATGCAACTCACCCACAGAAGAAAGGAGCGTGACACTGCAGGGCTTTCCCCAGCCTCCTGTAGTTGCTCTGCTGTGCACTGAtgtgtctctcctctctgccccccccacaggagTGTTCAGGCTCTGCAGGACAAGTCAAAGCAGGAGGCTCTAAGGGTCGACCTGGTGGACGCACTCAGACGCAAGCAGAACCCCTAGAGATGCTACTGTTttgttccctctctctctcttcctctctctctctctcttctctctgccaTGTTTTCTGTTTCGTTACAGTTCTCCCTCCACGCCTATTTCATGGCCGCAAACTTGTTTATTTgtgaaaagaaattaaaaaaaaggagaaaatgctttgctttttatttttgttttccatccggtttccttttttcccccgtgCATCTCATCCACCGTGAAGTCGTTCATCACACTTCCACTGTCTCCTCATCCCCCTTCTCCATCTTTTCTCCCGTGTGTTATGGATGTTCTGATAGTATAACCACGGTTAACGATAATCTTACAGTGTGGGGGTGATCGTAGTAATAATCCCTGATGTCCTCTTGGCTTGGCTACGCATCCGTAGTCAGTGTAAAACGAATGATCAtgcccctcctcttcctcctctgtaaCGGGGGTTATGGACACAGACTGCTGGATGTAGGCTCGCCGCTGCGGTCATTGTTATTGGAATaaaatttattttttgtctcCTACACCCTCACGATATATTTGTATAGAACTATTAACCTCCCCGTATCCCTGCCATTATTCAAAGCAGTGTAGAGTGTGGAAACGTGGGCAGCCTTCGCTCCTCTTTCGacgttttctgcttttttctccaTTCTGTCCACGCGCATGTTAGCCTGCGTGGAAGCATGGGGGGGTGCAGTGAGTGAGAGCGTAGTTTTATCAAACCTGGGGTCCGACTGTTATTATCACCCACACGTCACCGCCCCACCACCACTGTGTATAACATTACTCCCCCACCCACCTCTTTTCTGCTTCTAAACTTCTCCTTTCTCACCTACTACGTCTTTGTTGGGGGTCACTGTTTGTCTTGCAGCGGAAACTTTTGACTTGTTTCCGCTGCAAAGGGGAatcttttgttgtatttttgtttttattttgtaaagcTTATTATTCATATTGTATTAGAGCCTCcagcaacaataaaaacagtaaaaaagcTATCCTGCCTAGTTCCTAAAGTATGGATGTTTTGATTTAATTGAGCTTTTGAAGACTGACTGATTATATTGAACAGAAAAATGATTAATCCTCTTTAAAAGTTAAAATACGAACGAACCATAATTAACAGCTGCTCAGCAGAAAGATGTAATTCCACAGTCGGTCCACTGGATGTCGCTGCAGCGTCATCCAATCGGATGAGCTCGCTCAAATTGAGTTACTCGAACTAAAAACCACAATTATCTGTTTTTATTCACTTAACAAGACACTGAACTGTCATTTTGTGGTCACGTCCTGCTAAAACTACTCTCGTGATTCCCCACGTAttcattttactcatttttttttcaataatacGCTTGCCAACATCTGGATACCAAAATTAGTACGTTTCATTTGACCTTTATAGACAGTGGGAAAGAAATCCATGTcagtatttttttcttaaataatgTTCCGTTTTCCACAGGTCTTGTGATCAATGCGCAGCGCGgggaagaaaaaccaaaaactgcCCCACTTACTGGTTGAAGGAATGCGCAAGTTAATGTATAAGCTTCATGGTGGATACACTACAAAGGCCTATGGCACTTAACGCCCCCCCGAAAAAaaaccatatatatatatatatgtttacaCAGTATAAAGAAGCGgtcaaaataaatcttttaagTTATGGGAGGTTATATTCTGGGAATACACCTTGTGTAAGTTATTCTTTCTAGACCAATAAAAGTTCTTTTCGGGGTCCTTTAGACTCTGCCCCCCTTCCTCCCTACCCAGAACACACAcccgcaacacacacacacacacacacaggtttatgATAATGAGGAGCCTCAAGGCGCATGAGGAACAGGAGCCATCTTTACCATTCAAGCGAAGTTGCGCGGACGGAGCGGAGGTGCGGCTGCAGTTATCGCAGCgcatgtgcgtgtgagtgtgtgtctgacccGCTCTGGCCGAGGTTACCGCTGCATTACCTCTGGACATTTCGCTGGTGAGCTCGGAGAGACGTGCGTCGCGGAGAGCATGGCTCCAGGGCAACAAAGGGAAACTCACCGGCGGAAAGTTTGAAGGAATAAAGCGCTGCGCAGATTCTCACCTGGAGACCAGACTGAACACGAACTGAGGAGCGATGCACTTCGTTAAATGGGATTTGCTCTTGATTGTCTGGTGTTACAACCTGGTTTCGCCGGCGCGCAGTTACACCGTTCACATCAGCGATGATGCGCGGACAAGGACAGTGGTGGCGGAGGTGGAGCGGGGCGCACGGTGTTCCTTGGATCAGGTACTCTCGCCCAGATTCACGGAGCGGTTTCTGGAGGCCGACGAGGCGGCGGGGGTTGTGTTTGTGTCGGACCCTATAAAGTGTCCCTTGTTGCGCTACAACCCCTTCACCTTGTACACTGTGGCCGACTGTACGCATTCCGGCTACAGACACCTCCTCACCGGCCAGTACGAGGTGCATGTGCACGGTAGGAACTGTTCAAACAAGCCTAAAAGGAAACCCCAGTGGGACATGGAAGTCCTCACTTTGCTTAACAACCACAACCGCCACCGCTCACAGTGCCATCAGGCAGGCTCAGCTTTATTTTCAGTGGGGGGTCTGCTACCTGGAACTCCACTCCGCTGCAGAGTTACCAACAGCCATGACTTTTATTTCTCCAAGGGGAACTTGTTTGTGTCAGAAACGCTGTGTTGGAGGAAGGACGCGCTCATGGAATTTGATTTGCTCTGCGATATACTCACCAGAAACGCGCTGAATGCTAAGGTCAGCTTCATCTCCATCCACTGGCGTGTGGGACAGGGCCCGTTCAGAGAGGGCCACCTCAGGAAGTTGTTAAAGAAGGCAGCTCGGTCCGATTCAGcgatcatcagcaggaggaggaggagtatcaACAGCAGCCCTCAGTTTCAGCCTCCGATGTATCAAGTGTCTGTGGCAGAGAATAAACCAGCCGGGACGCCCGTTGTCGTGTTGAAAGCGGTGGATGTGGATGAGGGAGAGGCCGGCAGGCTGGAGTACTTCATCGAGGCTCTGTTCGATAGCCGCTCAAACAACCTCTTTGCTGTGGATCCTGCTAACGGCGCCGTATCCACTGTAGAGGTGCTGGACCGGGAGACGAAAGACACCCATGTGTTCCGTGTGACCGCAGTGGATCACGGCGTTCCACGCCGTACGGCCATGGCCACCCTCACCGTCACCGTCGGTGACACTAACGATCACGACCCGGCGTTTGAGCAGCAGGATTATAAAGAAAACATCCGGGAGAATCTGGAAATCGGCTACGAGGTTTTAACGGTGAGGGCCACTGACGGAGACGCGCCTGTTAACGGTAACATCCTTTACCGCATCATCAACAGTAATGGCTCCAATGATGTCTTTGAGATTGATTCGCGGTCAGGTGTCATCCGCACCAAGGGTCTGGTGGAcagggagcaggtggaggcctACATGCTGTTAGTGGAGGCCAATGATCAGGGTCGCGACCCCGGACCTCGCAGCGCCACGGCCACAGTCCACATTGTAGTGGAGGATGACAATGACAACGCTCCCCAGTTTAGTGAGAAACGCTATGTGGTCCAGGTGCCAGAGGACATGGCGCCCAACACGGAGATCCTGCAGGTCACGGCCACAGATCAGGACAGAGGGAGTAACGCCGTGGTTCATTTCAGCATCATGAGCGGGAACA
It contains:
- the capzb gene encoding F-actin-capping protein subunit beta isoform X1: MTEKQLDCALDLMRRLPPQQIEKNLSDLIDLVPGLCEDLLSSVDQPLKIARDKVVEKDYLLCDYNRDGDSYRSPWSNKYDPPIEDGAMPSDRLRKLEIEANNAFDQYRDLYFEGGVSSVYLWDLDHGFAGVILIKKAGDGSKKIKGCWDSIHVVEVQEKSSGRSAHYKLTSTVMLWLQTTKSGSGTMNLGGSLTRQMEKDDTVGESSPHIANIGRLVEDMENKIRSTLNEIYFGKTKDIVNSLRSIESLPDNQKYRQLQKELSQVLTQRQIFID
- the capzb gene encoding F-actin-capping protein subunit beta isoform X2; the encoded protein is MTEKQLDCALDLMRRLPPQQIEKNLSDLIDLVPGLCEDLLSSVDQPLKIARDKVVEKDYLLCDYNRDGDSYRSPWSNKYDPPIEDGAMPSDRLRKLEIEANNAFDQYRDLYFEGGVSSVYLWDLDHGFAGVILIKKAGDGSKKIKGCWDSIHVVEVQEKSSGRSAHYKLTSTVMLWLQTTKSGSGTMNLGGSLTRQMEKDDTVGESSPHIANIGRLVEDMENKIRSTLNEIYFGKTKDIVNSLRSVQALQDKSKQEALRVDLVDALRRKQNP